Proteins co-encoded in one Arachis hypogaea cultivar Tifrunner chromosome 11, arahy.Tifrunner.gnm2.J5K5, whole genome shotgun sequence genomic window:
- the LOC112723352 gene encoding protein NUCLEAR FUSION DEFECTIVE 4 codes for MVSLKGGTRPPWVGLGASVWVQVASGNGYTFPLYSHSLKSVMGFNQQQLTLLGVANDIGENVGILPGLASNHFPPWLLLFIGALFSFIGYGLLWLPLSHTLSSLPYALLWFSLVVATNSCAWLTTGILVTNMRNFPISRGTVAGILKGYGGLSAAVFTQIYGIVLHNSSSNFLLFLAIGIPAVCFSMMFLVRPCTPLSTEDSKEKGHFLFIQASSVVLGLYILATNIFGDILRLSSALSYLLVALMILLLMAPLAIPIKMTLCPKTGSTRSQTPNASSERLAKEDNTEPLLASSSASGLGSFYDTDPSAEVAMLLAVGEGAVKKKRRPKRGEDFKFTEAIVKADFWLLFFIYFVGVGTGVTVINNLAQIGIAQGEDDTTILLSLFSFFNFVGRLGGGVLSEHFVKTKTIPRTVWMTCTQVMMMILYILFAYAINGALYPAIALLGICYGVQFTVVIPTVSELFGLEHFGMLSNFIFMGNPLGAFLFSALLAGTVYDNEATRQQSMGIIPSSASCLGPDCFKITFLTLSAVCAVGAFAGTILAVRIKPVYQMLYAGGSFKLPQTSSLH; via the exons ATGGTGAGCTTGAAAGGGGGAACAAGGCCACCATGGGTGGGGCTGGGAGCTTCCGTGTGGGTTCAGGTGGCATCGGGAAATGGTTACACTTTCCCGCTCTATTCCCACTCTTTGAAGTCTGTCATGGGCTTCAACCAGCAGCAACTCACTCTCCTCGGTGTTGCCAACGACATCGGCGAGAATGTTGGTATTCTTCCTGGCCTTGCTTCCAACCACTTCCCTCCATGGCTTCTCCTCTTCATCGGTGCTCTCTTCTCCTTCATTGGCTACGGCCTTCTCTGGCTCCCCCTCAGCCacaccctctcttctcttccctACGCCTTG CTATGGTTTTCCCTGGTTGTTGCAACCAACAGTTGTGCGTGGTTAACCACCGGGATTCTTGTAACCAACATGAGGAATTTCCCTATCAGCAGAGGCACGGTGGCCGGAATCCTCAAAGGGTACGGCGGCCTCAGCGCCGCCGTCTTTACTCAAATCTACGGGATAGTTCTTCACAATTCATCCTCCAATTTCCTCTTGTTCCTTGCAATTGGTATCCCTGCTGTGTGCTTCAGCATGATGTTTCTTGTTAGGCCTTGCACTCCACTTTCCACTGAAGATTCCAAAGAGAAAGGGCATTTTCTGTTCATCCAAGCTTCAAGTGTGGTATTGGGTTTATACATTCTTGCCACAAACATATTTGGTGACATTCTCCGCTTGAGTAGTGCACTTTCCTACCTCTTGGTGGCTCTCATGATTCTACTCCTCATGGCTCCACTTGCTATCCCTATCAAGATGACACTCTGTCCCAAAACAGGATCCACCCGATCACAAACACCTAATGCCTCCTCAGAACGTTTGGCCAAAGAAGACAACACCGAGCCGCTGCTGGCGTCTTCCTCGGCCAGTGGCCTCGGAAGCTTCTACGACACGGATCCCTCGGCCGAGGTGGCAATGCTTCTGGCCGTGGGCGAGGGAGccgtgaagaagaagagaaggccTAAAAGAGGGGAAGATTTTAAGTTCACAGAGGCAATAGTAAAGGCTGATTTCTGGctactgtttttcatttactTTGTTGGTGTTGGAACTGGGGTCACTGTAATCAACAATCTAGCACAAATTGGCATTGCACAAGGTGAGGATGATACCACTATCTTGTTGTCCCTTTTCAGCTTTTTCAACTTTGTTGGTCGCCTTGGTGGAGGAGTTCTTTCAGAACATTTTGTCAA AACGAAAACAATTCCGCGCACGGTTTGGATGACATGCACTCAGGTAATGATGATGATCCTATACATCCTGTTTGCATATGCTATCAATGGGGCCCTATACCCTGCCATTGCACTTCTTGGAATCTGCTATGGAGTGCAATTCACAGTGGTGATTCCAACTGTGTCTGAGCTTTTCGGTTTGGAGCACTTTGGGATGTTGAGCAACTTCATATTCATGGGGAATCCACTTGGTGCATTCCTCTTCTCAGCACTTCTAGCAGGTACTGTGTATGACAATGAGGCTACAAGGCAACAAAGCATGGGAATCATTCCTTCAAGTGCTTCTTGCTTGGGCCCTGATTGCTTTAAGATCACATTCCTCACACTTTCTGCTGTTTGTGCTGTTGGTGCCTTTGCTGGTACCATCTTGGCTGTAAGAATTAAGCCTGTTTACCAAATGCTTTATGCTGGTGGTTCTTTCAAGTTACCACAAACTTCTTCACTTCACTAA
- the LOC140176281 gene encoding uncharacterized protein — translation MLFSFKDRKRGLQMIQNGPWNVRENLVNLRLWMEGESVFEVDHDFMEFWIQVHGIPLDHMNKETGILIGGMLGVLAEAEDLKVNGVLRRSFSRIRVSINITKALLTGFWLEREEMPPLWVFFKYERLPNSYCFNCGILGHEKKTCKNLTVMACWDLTKRKYSPGLRVSQVRPVSAMGGESSKQQGWREEEEEQARVPHSLRRESDAK, via the coding sequence ATGTTGTTCAGCTTTAAAGACAGGAAGAGAGGGTTGCAGATGATCCAGAATGGTCCTTGGAATGTCAGAGAAAATCTAGTCAATCTCAGATTATGGATGGAGGGTGAATCAGTTTTTGAAGTTGATCATGACTTTATGGAATTCTGGATTCAAGTTCATGGCATTCCTCTTGATCACATGAATAAGGAGACAGGAATCTTGATAGGAGGAATGCTGGGGGTTTTGGCTGAGGCTGAAGACCTAAAGGTGAATGGCGTTCTTAGGAGATCATTCTCAAGGATCAGAGTCAGCATCAATATAACCAAGGCCTTGCTTACTGGCTTCTGGTTAGAAAGAGAAGAGATGCCACCATTATGGGTTTTCTTCAAATATGAGAGGCTGCCGAATAGTTACTGCTTTAACTGTGGAATATTAGGGCATGAGAAAAAAACATGCAAGAATCTAACAGTTATGGCATGCTGGGACCTAACAAAGAGGAAGTACTCACCAGGACTAAGAGTCAGCCAAGTACGACCAGTTTCAGCCATGGGAGGAGAAAGTTCAAAACAACAGGGATGgagggaagaggaggaagagcagGCGCGTGTTCCACACAGTCTTAGAAGAGAGAGTGATGCGAAATGA
- the LOC112723355 gene encoding uncharacterized protein isoform X2 has protein sequence MRLALIIVSAVMLSVTFAGFLCSLLGIQCLVYFLVVIGWILVACTFILCAGFLFLHNVIGDTCVAMDEWVQHPTAHTALDEILPCVDNSTAQQTLLGSKVVIGQIVDAIDLFISDGLNQDLPLLEFNQSGPEIPLVCNPFHSCNNLQQVTLQDANAVWKNYTCEASSWGRCVSVGRMTPTVYTQLGALVNVTYGLYHYGPFLSDLVDCTFVRETFSAITHNYCPSLSLFTKWIYFGLLLVSVAVMFSLILWIIYDTHHRHRRYTKTMRYIVR, from the exons AT GAGATTGGCTCTTATCATTGTTTCTGCTGTTATGCTCTCTGTTACATTTGCTGGGTTCT tATGTTCCTTACTTGGGATACAGTGCCTTGTATACTT CCTAGTAGTTATTGGATGGATTCTAGTTGCATGTACCTTCATACTTTGTGCTGGATTTCTGTTTCTTCATAA TGTGATTGGGGATACATGTGTTGCAATGGATGAGTGGGTGCAGCATCCAACTGCACATACAGCTCTGGACGAGATTCTTCCATGTGTAGATAACTCAACTGCACAACAAACCTTGCTAGGAAGCAAGGTTGTGATTGGTCAAATAGTTGATGCAATAGATCTCTTCATTTCGGATGGTCTGAATCAAGACCTTCCATTACTCGAATTCAACCAATCGGGTCCTGAAATCCCTCTTGTGTGCAACCCATTCCACAGTTGCAACAACCTCCAACAAGTGACATTGCAAGATGCCAATGCTGTGTGGAAGAATTACACATGTGAAGCTTCTTCATGGGGAAGGTGTGTGAGTGTTGGTAGAATGACTCCAACAGTGTACACACAATTAGGGGCATTAGTGAATGTGACGTATGGTTTATATCATTATGGACCGTTTTTGAGTGATTTAGTGGACTGCACTTTCGTCAGGGAAACCTTCTCAGCCATAACACACAATTATTGCCCTTCACTAAGCTTGTTTACTAAATGGATTTATTTTGGATTACTGCTGGTTTCTGTAGCCGTAATGTTCTCTTTGATTTTGTGGATCATCTACGACACACACCACCGCCATCGTCGCTACACCAAAACCATGCGTTACATTGTCAGATAG
- the LOC112723355 gene encoding uncharacterized protein isoform X1 has product MACRRLALIIVSAVMLSVTFAGFLCSLLGIQCLVYFLVVIGWILVACTFILCAGFLFLHNVIGDTCVAMDEWVQHPTAHTALDEILPCVDNSTAQQTLLGSKVVIGQIVDAIDLFISDGLNQDLPLLEFNQSGPEIPLVCNPFHSCNNLQQVTLQDANAVWKNYTCEASSWGRCVSVGRMTPTVYTQLGALVNVTYGLYHYGPFLSDLVDCTFVRETFSAITHNYCPSLSLFTKWIYFGLLLVSVAVMFSLILWIIYDTHHRHRRYTKTMRYIVR; this is encoded by the exons ATGGCTTGTAGGAGATTGGCTCTTATCATTGTTTCTGCTGTTATGCTCTCTGTTACATTTGCTGGGTTCT tATGTTCCTTACTTGGGATACAGTGCCTTGTATACTT CCTAGTAGTTATTGGATGGATTCTAGTTGCATGTACCTTCATACTTTGTGCTGGATTTCTGTTTCTTCATAA TGTGATTGGGGATACATGTGTTGCAATGGATGAGTGGGTGCAGCATCCAACTGCACATACAGCTCTGGACGAGATTCTTCCATGTGTAGATAACTCAACTGCACAACAAACCTTGCTAGGAAGCAAGGTTGTGATTGGTCAAATAGTTGATGCAATAGATCTCTTCATTTCGGATGGTCTGAATCAAGACCTTCCATTACTCGAATTCAACCAATCGGGTCCTGAAATCCCTCTTGTGTGCAACCCATTCCACAGTTGCAACAACCTCCAACAAGTGACATTGCAAGATGCCAATGCTGTGTGGAAGAATTACACATGTGAAGCTTCTTCATGGGGAAGGTGTGTGAGTGTTGGTAGAATGACTCCAACAGTGTACACACAATTAGGGGCATTAGTGAATGTGACGTATGGTTTATATCATTATGGACCGTTTTTGAGTGATTTAGTGGACTGCACTTTCGTCAGGGAAACCTTCTCAGCCATAACACACAATTATTGCCCTTCACTAAGCTTGTTTACTAAATGGATTTATTTTGGATTACTGCTGGTTTCTGTAGCCGTAATGTTCTCTTTGATTTTGTGGATCATCTACGACACACACCACCGCCATCGTCGCTACACCAAAACCATGCGTTACATTGTCAGATAG
- the LOC112723353 gene encoding uncharacterized protein produces MDWFSWLSRTTLDPSLIYDYGLTFARNELQLEDATHFNHELLQSMGISIAKHRLEILKLVKKQQQDLLPPPPPPLRPNKKLSAVLKRCLRKCMNKLVIHGHDVNLKNMPQPPPQIEHQGKWKGMVMRNQASEEKEEKEKPALPVPPIYRSKTIALSGPLDGRMHEKVAPANKAIKLSGPLDGRMHDRMMVYTNRSPLRSSSAIRPVLDSRLTRGPRLSGPLDARLMAENRSPRMPILRNSDASRLVEPDESPLGFSPGDKLDFDFDVDDDVDDHTLWPTLFQDLKPT; encoded by the coding sequence ATGGACTGGTTCTCCTGGCTTTCAAGAACAACCCTTGATCCTTCTCTCATCTACGACTATGGCCTCACTTTCGCCCGCAACGAGCTCCAATTGGAAGACGCCACTCACTTCAACCACGAGCTCCTCCAGAGCATGGGAATCTCCATTGCCAAGCACAGGCTCGAGATTCTCAAGCTAGTTAAGAAACAACAACAAGACCTCCTACCACCGCCGCCTCCGCCGCTCCGTCCCAACAAGAAGCTCTCCGCCGTCCTCAAGAGATGCCTCAGGAAGTGCATGAACAAGCTTGTGATTCACGGCCACGATGTCAACCTCAAGAACATGCCTCAGCCACCGCCGCAAATAGAGCACCAAGGGAAATGGAAAGGTATGGTGATGAGGAATCAAGCCAGtgaggagaaggaagagaaggAAAAGCCAGCACTGCCGGTGCCTCCGATTTACCGAAGCAAGACCATAGCGCTATCAGGGCCGTTGGATGGAAGAATGCACGAGAAAGTGGCGCCTGCTAACAAGGCCATCAAGCTATCTGGACCGTTGGATGGAAGGATGCACGACCGGATGATGGTGTACACTAATAGAAGCCCTTTGAGATCTTCGTCTGCGATTAGGCCTGTGCTGGATAGCAGGCTCACAAGAGGCCCAAGATTGTCTGGGCCTCTTGATGCAAGGCTCATGGCTGAGAATAGAAGCCCAAGAATGCCAATACTTAGAAACTCCGATGCAAGTAGGCTCGTTGAGCCCGATGAGAGCCCATTGGGCTTCAGTCCCGGTGACAAGCTTGATTTTGACTTTGAcgttgatgatgatgttgatgatcaTACTCTCTGGCCTACACTGTTTCAAGATCTGAAACCAACTTGA
- the LOC112723354 gene encoding uncharacterized protein: MAVTSRKSRAPVLRSLSPSPRFCNNNSHSPSSSYSSSGFASSSSSFTSRSTTFFHRATSPTRVNLCGPSSASASSVRFSLDRSISPNRSISVAPRTGAPTTVKRQGQQKRTCMCSPTTHPGSFRCSLHKGFSASSHAAAAPYSPNRLNARRSAMTNSLVRIRGVEGDLVKRALSALIRPSSHQQRRRGDFHPRPSRLSVMSKADEE; this comes from the coding sequence atgGCGGTAACTTCTAGAAAATCAAGAGCACCAGTGCTCCGATCTCTCTCACCATCTCCTAGATTCTGCAACAACAATTCCCACTCTCCATCATCTTCTTATTCTTCCTCTGGTTTCGCTTCTTCCAGTTCCAGTTTCACCTCTCGCTCCACCACCTTCTTTCACCGTGCCACTTCTCCGACACGTGTCAACTTATGCGGACCCTCCTCCGCGTCGGCCTCGTCCGTTCGGTTCTCCCTTGACCGGTCGATTTCTCCGAACCGTTCCATCTCGGTGGCGCCTCGAACCGGTGCTCCGACGACCGTGAAGAGACAGGGCCAGCAGAAGCGGACCTGCATGTGTTCTCCCACTACGCACCCTGGCTCCTTCCGGTGCAGCCTCCACAAAGGATTCTCCGCCTCATCGCATGCCGCGGCGGCGCCGTACTCGCCGAACCGTCTCAACGCGCGTAGATCCGCCATGACGAACTCGCTCGTTAGGATTCGAGGCGTGGAAGGAGATCTCGTGAAGCGAGCTCTCTCGGCGCTTATTAGACCTTCATCGCATCAGCAGCGGAGGAGAGGCGACTTCCACCCGAGGCCTAGCAGGCTCTCCGTCATGTCCAAGGCCGATGAGGAGTGA